The following proteins come from a genomic window of Ictalurus furcatus strain D&B chromosome 14, Billie_1.0, whole genome shotgun sequence:
- the dnajb9b gene encoding dnaJ homolog subfamily B member 9: protein MSRQRKPEKKKKKKRVGCAVSTQLFSQRYPSASPQHTAVVSTAMATTQSVFAVAVCVLMITEIILAQKDYYEILGVPKDASERQIKKAFHKLAMKYHPDKNKSPDAEAQFREIAEAYETLSDAKRRREYDQMRSSRFSGEGARGTRGDQFRQPFSFNFEDMFRDFDVFGQPTHSQHKRHFESHFQAHEEAHRRNFRNSFGGDPFDMFSDFFTFDGHSDGGEFHGSAGRQRCHTVTQRRGNMVTTYTKCS from the exons ATGTCGCGTCAAcgaaaacctgaaaaaaaaaaaaaaaaaaaacgagtagGGTGTGCAGTCAGCACTCAGCTGTTCTCTCAGCGTTATCCTTCAGCTTCACCTCAGCACACAGCGG TCGTGAGCACAGCCATGGCCACAACCCAGTCAGTGTTCGCTGTAGCTGTGTGCGTCCTGATGATCACTGAAATAATCTTGGCCCAGAAAGATTACTACGAAATCCTGGGCGTTCCCAAAGACGCCTCTGAGCGCCAGATCAAGAAAGCCTTCCACAAACTGGCCATGAAGTATCACCCAGACAAGAACAAAAGCCCGGACGCAGAGGCACAGTTCAGGGAGATTGCCGAGG CTTACGAGACGCTGTCCGACGCAAAGAGGAGGCGGGAGTATGATCAGATGAGGAGCAGCCGGTTCTCCGGAGAGGGCGCGCGAGGAACCAGGGGTGATCAGTTCCGTCAAccgttcagctttaatttcgAGGACATGTTCAGAGACTTTGATGTTTTCGGCCAGCCGACACACTCCCAGCATAAAAGGCATTTCGAGAGCCACTTTCAAGCCCACGAAGAGGCGCACAGAAGAAACTTCCGGAACTCTTTCGGCGGTGACCCGTTCGATATGTTTTCGGACTTCTTCACGTTCGACGGACACTCGGACGGCGGCGAGTTTCACGGCTCGGCCGGCCGGCAGCGCTGCCACACGGTCACCCAGCGCAGAGGAAACATGGTGACCACGTACACCAAGTGCTCCTGA
- the spic gene encoding transcription factor Spi-C isoform X2, whose amino-acid sequence MGSLDNDINQDFQDAIDVMQRHSEIFYYDTDSKYLENIRSHDSSVQYSVSCYRYMPHSAGSSAAYDWHEASSWSHMVPEASPWGTPEPPALYPIPPERLRKGRKKLRLYEYLHEALHDVHMVDSIQWTDRGTGTFHFISKNKEKLAECWGQRKGNRKAMTYQKMARALRNYSRTGEIVKVRRKLTYQFNPVILQRLETVTTSGPSPLEFVPHHQIPAEPGYFCSTAADWHNWYSQCPYPAEYDFTSALTSTEGLKTHDPSQ is encoded by the exons ATG GGATCTCTGGATAATGACATTAATCAGGATTTTCAGGATGCCATTGATGTGATGCAGCGACACTCAGAAATATTCTACTATGATACAG ACAGTAAATACCTCGAGAACATCAGAAGTCATGATTCCTCTGTGCAATACTCGGTGTCTTGTTACCGCTACATGCCTCACTCTGCAGGATCGTCCGCGGCGTACGACTGGCACGAAGCATCG TCATGGTCTCATATGGTACCAGAGGCGTCTCCATGGGGAACACCTGAGCCTCCAGCGCTTTACCCAATACCACCTGAACGGCTCCGAAAAG GCCGTAAGAAGCTGCGTCTGTACGAATACCTTCACGAAGCGCTGCACGATGTCCACATGGTCGACTCCATCCAGTGGACGGACCGTGGCACTGGGACGTTCCACTTCATctccaaaaacaaagaaaagctgGCTGAGTGTTGGGGCCAGCGCAAGGGCAACCGCAAAGCCATGACCTACCAGAAAATGGCCCGGGCGCTACGCAACTACAGCCGCACGGGGGAGATCGTCAAAGTGCGCCGCAAGCTCACCTACCAGTTTAACCCGGTGATCCTGCAGAGACTGGAGACCGTGACCACATCCGGTCCGTCACCACTAGAGTTTGTTCCTCACCATCAAATCCCTGCTGAACCGGGCTACTTCTGCTCCACTGCAGCCGACTGGCACAACTGGTACTCACAGTGCCCGTACCCTGCAGAGTACGACTTCACTTCCGCACTAACCTCAACAGAAGGCCTGAAAACACATGATCCGTCTCAGTGA
- the spic gene encoding transcription factor Spi-C isoform X1: MQGSLDNDINQDFQDAIDVMQRHSEIFYYDTDSKYLENIRSHDSSVQYSVSCYRYMPHSAGSSAAYDWHEASSWSHMVPEASPWGTPEPPALYPIPPERLRKGRKKLRLYEYLHEALHDVHMVDSIQWTDRGTGTFHFISKNKEKLAECWGQRKGNRKAMTYQKMARALRNYSRTGEIVKVRRKLTYQFNPVILQRLETVTTSGPSPLEFVPHHQIPAEPGYFCSTAADWHNWYSQCPYPAEYDFTSALTSTEGLKTHDPSQ; this comes from the exons ATG cagGGATCTCTGGATAATGACATTAATCAGGATTTTCAGGATGCCATTGATGTGATGCAGCGACACTCAGAAATATTCTACTATGATACAG ACAGTAAATACCTCGAGAACATCAGAAGTCATGATTCCTCTGTGCAATACTCGGTGTCTTGTTACCGCTACATGCCTCACTCTGCAGGATCGTCCGCGGCGTACGACTGGCACGAAGCATCG TCATGGTCTCATATGGTACCAGAGGCGTCTCCATGGGGAACACCTGAGCCTCCAGCGCTTTACCCAATACCACCTGAACGGCTCCGAAAAG GCCGTAAGAAGCTGCGTCTGTACGAATACCTTCACGAAGCGCTGCACGATGTCCACATGGTCGACTCCATCCAGTGGACGGACCGTGGCACTGGGACGTTCCACTTCATctccaaaaacaaagaaaagctgGCTGAGTGTTGGGGCCAGCGCAAGGGCAACCGCAAAGCCATGACCTACCAGAAAATGGCCCGGGCGCTACGCAACTACAGCCGCACGGGGGAGATCGTCAAAGTGCGCCGCAAGCTCACCTACCAGTTTAACCCGGTGATCCTGCAGAGACTGGAGACCGTGACCACATCCGGTCCGTCACCACTAGAGTTTGTTCCTCACCATCAAATCCCTGCTGAACCGGGCTACTTCTGCTCCACTGCAGCCGACTGGCACAACTGGTACTCACAGTGCCCGTACCCTGCAGAGTACGACTTCACTTCCGCACTAACCTCAACAGAAGGCCTGAAAACACATGATCCGTCTCAGTGA
- the spi2 gene encoding transcription factor Spi-C: protein MSMEEATGGKSPLSERVSLEERAGSSPSATPAGRGKKLRLFHFLFEMLEDPGMAHCLYWVPASVGVFRFSSTYKEHVAALWGQRKGNRRPMTYQKMSRALRNYTRSGEIIKVRKKLTYQFSGATLTTLRSQQRMKDA from the exons ATGTCCATGGAGGAAGCTACTGGTGGGAAAAGCCCTTTAAGTGAACGCGTAAGCCTTGAGGAAAGAGCCGGATCATCCCCCAGCGCTACACCTGCAGGCAGAG GGAAAAAGCTGCGCCTCTTCCACTTTTTGTTCGAGATGCTGGAAGACCCTGGGATGGCGCACTGCTTGTACTGGGTTCCTGCGTCTGTGGGGGTTTTCCGCTTCTCCTCCACGTATAAAGAACATGTGGCTGCACTCTGGGGCCAGCGCAAGGGCAACCGAAGGCCCATGACCTACCAGAAGATGTCCCGAGCCCTGAGAAACTATACCCGCTCGGGAGAAATCATCAAAGTGAGAAAAAAACTGACCTACCAGTTTAGCGGCGCCACCCTGACTACGTTACGGAGCCAGCAGAGAATGAAGGACGCCTAA